Proteins from a genomic interval of Helicobacter pylori Shi112:
- a CDS encoding DUF262 domain-containing protein → MKATQSTINDFFALTGTIFSIPVYQRNYNWEEENCEKLLQDIINISQNKKTHFMGSITYILHWIDDEKSLRQLQEFVIIDGQQRVTTIMLLLKAIETNIPNEEIKKEIDNLLNLSGQRLRLKPIKSDKEAFDLVMQNRSHEIQGVSHIRNNYKFFTKELDNYISKGYRIEEIYGAFLRLKIVAIGLELGEDDPQVVFESINATGVQLKGLDLIRNYLMMGENSEKQKHLYDTYWVPLENWLGEKDLNDFIKTYLRIYFEDKVKEGEREVYYVLKDHHRKNFPNDIQGLMSDMREYGRIYQIFLDRDHHFLERGNPQQLANLRLRIKDLVKIKFGVAKPFVLRCTRDFEEGKLDYENFYEILQILISYFVRRSVCGDPTGTLNKVLYPLYRQLENVSADAFKRYLGKSVGQMVFPNDDKIKVAFAVRNAYSANQVCKFILLEIEKLSNAEPPKEENLEVEHFYPQKPTQEWRDRVGDYFTFEQDYLNNFGNLTLSGQNQKLGNKPYEAKIELMEQYSSLHLNDYFINNTHSWGIEEVKARSEYLADQFCQVELFKDLPKEYRTREISKTLDDDLTFHNLQSVKLPNNERRLAKNAEGLVKAVIDYLLENAREAFESYTDEAQRYICWDKAKVQLRDRDGTLVVPFEKYGFYFVSNASYQTVGNNLRDLILGCDLNPRDFIV, encoded by the coding sequence ATGAAAGCAACACAAAGCACCATTAACGACTTTTTTGCCTTAACAGGCACGATCTTTTCTATCCCTGTATACCAAAGGAACTACAATTGGGAAGAAGAAAATTGTGAAAAATTACTGCAAGATATTATCAATATCTCTCAAAATAAGAAAACGCATTTCATGGGTTCTATCACTTATATTTTGCATTGGATTGATGATGAAAAGAGCTTAAGACAACTGCAAGAATTTGTCATCATTGACGGGCAGCAAAGGGTTACTACCATCATGCTTTTGCTTAAAGCCATAGAAACAAACATACCAAATGAAGAGATAAAAAAAGAGATTGATAATCTACTCAATCTTTCGGGACAAAGGCTGCGTCTCAAGCCCATTAAAAGCGACAAAGAAGCCTTTGATTTAGTCATGCAAAATCGATCGCATGAGATACAAGGCGTATCACACATTAGGAATAATTATAAATTTTTCACCAAAGAGCTTGACAATTATATCAGCAAAGGGTATCGCATAGAAGAGATTTATGGGGCGTTTTTGCGGCTTAAAATCGTAGCCATAGGCTTAGAGTTGGGCGAAGACGATCCGCAAGTGGTGTTTGAGAGCATCAACGCTACAGGCGTGCAATTAAAAGGGCTAGATCTCATACGCAACTATCTGATGATGGGGGAAAATTCTGAAAAACAAAAACATCTCTATGATACTTATTGGGTTCCTTTAGAAAATTGGCTTGGTGAAAAGGATTTGAATGATTTTATCAAAACCTACCTGAGAATCTATTTTGAAGATAAAGTAAAAGAGGGAGAGCGCGAAGTGTATTACGTGCTAAAAGACCACCACAGAAAAAATTTCCCTAACGATATACAAGGTCTTATGAGCGATATGCGAGAGTATGGCAGAATCTATCAAATCTTTTTAGACAGAGATCACCATTTTTTAGAGCGTGGAAACCCGCAGCAGTTAGCGAATTTACGCCTGCGCATTAAAGATCTCGTAAAAATCAAATTTGGCGTGGCAAAGCCCTTTGTTTTGCGTTGCACCAGAGATTTTGAAGAAGGCAAGCTGGATTATGAAAATTTCTACGAAATTTTGCAAATCCTTATCAGCTACTTCGTGCGCAGGAGCGTGTGCGGAGATCCTACCGGCACGCTTAACAAAGTTCTTTATCCTTTATACAGACAGCTAGAAAATGTTTCAGCCGATGCATTCAAGCGGTATCTGGGCAAGAGCGTTGGTCAAATGGTATTCCCTAATGACGATAAAATTAAAGTAGCGTTTGCTGTGCGTAACGCTTATTCAGCAAATCAAGTGTGCAAATTCATCCTGCTTGAGATAGAAAAATTAAGTAACGCCGAACCGCCCAAAGAAGAGAATTTAGAAGTGGAGCATTTCTACCCCCAAAAACCCACACAAGAATGGCGTGATAGGGTGGGGGACTATTTCACTTTTGAGCAAGACTACCTCAATAATTTTGGGAATCTGACCTTATCAGGGCAAAATCAAAAGCTTGGCAACAAACCTTACGAGGCAAAAATAGAGCTTATGGAACAATACAGCTCCTTGCATTTGAACGACTATTTCATCAATAATACCCATTCTTGGGGGATAGAGGAAGTGAAGGCTAGGAGCGAATATTTAGCGGATCAATTTTGTCAAGTGGAATTGTTTAAAGATCTGCCCAAAGAATACCGCACCAGAGAGATCAGTAAAACGCTTGATGATGACTTAACTTTCCATAATCTTCAAAGCGTTAAGCTCCCCAATAATGAGAGGCGTTTGGCAAAAAACGCTGAAGGGTTGGTGAAAGCTGTCATAGACTACTTATTAGAAAACGCCAGAGAGGCCTTTGAAAGCTACACGGATGAAGCTCAAAGATACATTTGTTGGGATAAAGCAAAAGTGCAATTAAGGGATAGAGATGGCACTCTTGTTGTGCCTTTTGAAAAATACGGATTCTACTTTGTCAGCAATGCGAGTTATCAAACGGTGGGCAATAACCTTAGGGATCTTATCTTAGGCTGTGATCTCAATCCTAGAGATTTTATTGTGTAA
- a CDS encoding tetratricopeptide repeat protein, with protein MLKKSLLLLVFLVLQLSGAEENNQAQKNTPPELNPANAKGAPNPNTQITPKNDNSNLLDKLGSPENAQTELSAGIELAKKGDYQGAFKLFSQSCDNGNAAGCFAVGAMYANGVGIQTNRLKAARYYEMGCSGGDATACANLAQMYENKKNADTNDKENALQLYAVACQGGDMIACNNLGWMFANGSGVPKDYYKAMGYYKFSCENGNDMGCYNLGLMSNVNNIYGIDKAQLNQVDLNYLACNAGDMMGCANLGWIYANGDLGAPLNNHYAAKYFQMACDGGILGSCNNLGVLYQKGLGVPQDDQRALDLFSYACDNGFESSCRNYGNFKEHLLRVNPNYGRLFMPYHSYEIP; from the coding sequence ATGCTCAAAAAAAGTTTGTTATTGCTTGTTTTTTTAGTCTTACAGCTTAGTGGCGCTGAAGAAAATAATCAAGCCCAAAAAAACACGCCCCCTGAATTAAACCCTGCTAACGCTAAGGGCGCGCCAAACCCTAACACCCAAATCACCCCTAAAAACGATAACTCTAATCTGTTAGACAAATTAGGATCGCCTGAAAACGCTCAAACCGAGCTTTCTGCCGGTATTGAATTGGCTAAAAAGGGCGATTATCAAGGGGCTTTCAAGCTTTTTTCCCAATCGTGCGATAACGGCAATGCGGCCGGGTGTTTTGCAGTGGGGGCGATGTATGCTAATGGGGTAGGCATCCAAACGAACAGATTAAAAGCCGCTCGCTATTATGAAATGGGTTGCAGTGGGGGCGATGCGACCGCTTGCGCGAATCTGGCTCAAATGTATGAAAACAAGAAAAATGCGGATACGAACGACAAAGAAAACGCTTTGCAGTTGTATGCGGTGGCTTGTCAAGGGGGGGATATGATCGCATGCAATAATTTGGGGTGGATGTTTGCTAACGGGAGTGGGGTCCCAAAAGATTATTACAAAGCGATGGGTTATTATAAATTTTCATGCGAGAATGGGAATGATATGGGGTGTTATAATCTGGGCTTGATGTCTAATGTGAATAATATTTATGGCATTGATAAAGCGCAACTCAATCAAGTGGATTTGAATTATTTGGCGTGTAACGCTGGGGATATGATGGGGTGCGCGAATTTAGGCTGGATTTATGCAAATGGGGATTTAGGGGCTCCTTTGAATAACCACTACGCAGCGAAATATTTTCAAATGGCATGCGATGGGGGGATTTTGGGAAGCTGTAACAATTTAGGCGTGCTGTATCAAAAGGGCTTAGGCGTGCCTCAAGACGATCAGAGGGCTTTGGATTTATTCTCGTATGCGTGCGATAATGGTTTTGAGTCAAGCTGTCGCAATTACGGGAATTTCAAAGAGCATTTATTGCGCGTGAATCCTAATTACGGGCGCTTGTTCATGCCGTATCATTCTTATGAGATACCCTAG
- a CDS encoding 2,3,4,5-tetrahydropyridine-2,6-carboxylate N-succinyltransferase — protein sequence MINKFKNFVSNYQQSNHYKEPLGFGIARVDIAPISKKILCATYPVLNWKDENLGSYAVFCNSLSKEKILKESASECVIEIDESFVLKALDFYTPFLNEAYSNKMTHKNIQVVLELLKALEENRLKNSDGESLYRLVILFEDKPCESVESAYMKLLALSLGKAPLRSLNLEGIFNQLSNAAWSGNKPYELEWLRMNEVALKMQGNFPSIDFIDKFPRYLMQLIPEFDNIRLLDSSKTRFGAYLGTGGYIQMPGASYVNFNAGAMGVCMNEGRISSSVVVGAGTDIGGGASVLGVLSGGNNNPISIGKNCLLGANSVTGISLGDGCIVDAGVAILAGSVIEIEENEFKKLLEVNSDLEKHANNLYKGKELSGKNGVHFRSNSQNGKLIAFRSVKKIELNQNLH from the coding sequence ATGATCAATAAGTTTAAAAATTTTGTGAGCAACTACCAGCAATCTAACCACTATAAAGAGCCTTTAGGCTTTGGCATTGCCAGAGTGGATATTGCCCCTATTTCCAAAAAGATTTTATGCGCCACTTACCCCGTTTTGAATTGGAAAGATGAAAATTTAGGCTCTTATGCGGTGTTTTGCAACTCGCTTTCTAAAGAAAAAATCCTAAAAGAGAGCGCGAGCGAGTGCGTCATTGAGATTGATGAAAGTTTTGTGTTAAAAGCGCTGGATTTTTATACGCCCTTTTTGAATGAAGCCTATTCCAATAAAATGACTCATAAAAATATCCAAGTGGTTTTAGAGCTTTTAAAAGCTTTAGAAGAAAATCGTTTGAAAAATAGCGATGGGGAGTCTCTTTATCGCTTGGTGATCTTGTTTGAAGATAAGCCTTGCGAGAGCGTGGAGAGCGCGTATATGAAACTTTTAGCGCTCTCTTTAGGTAAAGCCCCTTTAAGGAGTTTGAATTTAGAGGGCATTTTTAACCAGCTTTCTAATGCGGCTTGGAGCGGCAACAAGCCTTATGAATTAGAATGGCTTAGAATGAACGAAGTGGCTTTAAAAATGCAAGGCAATTTCCCTAGTATTGATTTTATAGATAAATTCCCGCGCTATTTGATGCAATTAATCCCTGAGTTTGACAATATCCGCTTACTAGATAGCTCAAAAACGCGCTTTGGGGCGTATTTAGGGACCGGTGGTTACATTCAAATGCCCGGGGCTAGTTATGTGAATTTTAACGCAGGGGCTATGGGAGTGTGCATGAATGAGGGGCGTATTTCTTCATCGGTGGTGGTGGGAGCAGGCACTGATATTGGTGGGGGAGCGAGCGTTTTAGGCGTTTTAAGCGGAGGGAATAACAACCCTATTAGCATCGGGAAAAATTGTTTGCTAGGGGCTAATAGCGTTACCGGAATTAGTCTAGGCGATGGCTGTATTGTGGATGCAGGCGTTGCGATACTAGCTGGGAGCGTGATAGAAATTGAAGAAAATGAGTTTAAAAAGCTTTTAGAAGTGAATAGCGATTTAGAAAAGCATGCCAACAATCTTTACAAAGGCAAAGAGCTTTCCGGAAAAAATGGCGTGCATTTTCGTTCCAATAGCCAAAATGGCAAGCTGATTGCTTTTAGGAGCGTGAAAAAAATTGAGTTGAATCAAAACCTGCATTAA
- the ispG gene encoding flavodoxin-dependent (E)-4-hydroxy-3-methylbut-2-enyl-diphosphate synthase codes for MLENRVKTKQIFIGGVAIGGDAPISTQSMTFSKTADIESTKNQIDRLKLAGADLVRVAVSNEKDALALKELKRVSPLPLIADIHFHYKFALIAAQSVDAIRINPGNIGSKDKIKAVVDACKEKNIPIRIGVNAGSLEKQFDQKYGPTPKGMVESALYNAKLLEDLDFTDFKISLKASDVIRTIEAYRMLRPLVIYPFHLGVTEAGNLFSSSIKSAMALGGLLMEGIGDTMRVSITGELENEIKVARAILRHSGRLKEGINLISCPTCGRIEANLVDMASKVEKRLSHIKTPLDISVMGCVVNALGEAKHADMAIAFGNRSGLIIKEGKVIHKLAEKDLFETFVIEVENLAKEREKSLKD; via the coding sequence ATGCTAGAAAACAGAGTGAAGACCAAGCAAATTTTTATCGGTGGCGTGGCCATAGGAGGTGATGCTCCTATAAGCACGCAAAGCATGACCTTTAGTAAAACCGCTGATATTGAAAGCACTAAAAATCAAATTGACAGACTCAAACTCGCCGGGGCTGATTTAGTGAGGGTGGCGGTGAGTAATGAAAAGGACGCCCTAGCCTTAAAAGAATTGAAAAGAGTGTCCCCTTTGCCTTTAATCGCTGATATTCATTTCCATTATAAATTCGCTCTCATTGCCGCTCAAAGCGTGGATGCGATCAGGATTAACCCCGGAAACATCGGCTCTAAAGACAAAATCAAAGCAGTAGTTGATGCTTGCAAAGAAAAAAACATCCCTATAAGAATTGGCGTGAATGCTGGGAGTTTAGAAAAGCAGTTTGATCAAAAATACGGGCCCACCCCAAAAGGCATGGTAGAAAGCGCTTTGTATAACGCCAAACTTTTAGAAGATTTGGATTTTACTGATTTTAAGATTTCTTTAAAAGCGAGCGATGTGATACGCACCATAGAAGCTTATAGGATGCTACGCCCTCTTGTGATCTATCCTTTCCATTTGGGGGTTACTGAAGCGGGTAATCTTTTTAGCTCCAGTATCAAATCCGCCATGGCTTTAGGGGGGCTTTTAATGGAGGGCATTGGGGATACGATGCGCGTATCCATCACAGGGGAATTAGAAAATGAAATCAAAGTGGCTAGAGCGATTTTACGCCATAGCGGGCGTTTGAAAGAAGGGATTAATTTGATTTCTTGCCCCACTTGCGGGCGCATTGAAGCCAATTTAGTGGATATGGCGAGCAAGGTAGAAAAACGCCTAAGCCACATTAAAACCCCTTTAGACATTAGCGTGATGGGTTGCGTGGTGAATGCTTTAGGTGAAGCCAAGCATGCAGACATGGCGATCGCTTTTGGGAATCGCAGCGGTTTGATCATTAAAGAGGGTAAAGTCATTCACAAACTGGCTGAAAAGGATTTGTTTGAAACTTTTGTGATAGAAGTGGAAAATTTAGCTAAAGAAAGAGAAAAAAGTTTAAAGGATTAG
- a CDS encoding succinyldiaminopimelate transaminase, whose protein sequence is MTFEPYPFERLRALFKEITPKKKGLDLGIGEPRFETPKFIQDALKSHTHSLNIYPKSAFEESLREAQRGFFKRRFKIELKENELISTLGSREVLFNFPSFVLFDYQNPTIAYPNPFYQIYEGSAQFSRAKSLLMPLTKENDFTPSLNEKELQEVDLVILNSPNNPTGRTLSLEELISWVKLALKHDFILINDECYSEIYENTPPPSLLEACMLIGNEAFKNVLVIHSLSKRSSAPGLRSGFIAGDSSILEKYKAFRTYLGYTSANAIQKASEMAWLDDAHAEFFRNIYANNLKLARKIFKDTLIYPYSFYVYLPVQNGENFAKTLYQNEGIITLPALYLGRNHIGTDCVRLALVYDTPLLEKPLEIIETYRENHA, encoded by the coding sequence ATGACCTTTGAGCCTTATCCTTTTGAACGATTAAGAGCCTTGTTTAAAGAAATCACCCCTAAAAAAAAGGGGCTAGATTTAGGCATCGGCGAGCCGCGATTTGAAACGCCCAAATTCATTCAAGACGCTCTTAAAAGCCACACCCATTCGCTCAATATCTACCCTAAAAGCGCGTTTGAAGAGAGTTTGAGGGAGGCTCAAAGAGGTTTTTTTAAACGCCGTTTTAAAATAGAATTGAAAGAAAACGAATTAATCTCCACGCTAGGATCTAGGGAAGTGTTATTCAATTTCCCTAGCTTTGTTTTATTTGATTATCAAAACCCCACTATCGCCTACCCTAACCCCTTTTATCAAATCTATGAAGGATCAGCCCAATTTTCTAGAGCCAAAAGCCTTTTAATGCCCTTAACTAAAGAAAATGATTTCACGCCAAGCTTGAATGAAAAAGAGTTGCAAGAAGTGGATTTAGTGATCTTAAATTCCCCCAACAACCCCACCGGAAGAACCCTTTCTTTAGAAGAGCTGATTAGTTGGGTCAAACTCGCTTTAAAACATGATTTTATTTTAATCAATGATGAATGTTACAGCGAAATTTATGAAAATACGCCTCCCCCTTCGCTTTTAGAAGCTTGCATGCTTATTGGTAATGAAGCGTTTAAAAATGTTTTGGTTATCCATTCGCTCTCCAAACGCTCTAGCGCTCCAGGGCTAAGGAGTGGCTTTATCGCTGGGGATAGCAGCATTTTAGAAAAATACAAAGCGTTTCGCACCTATTTAGGCTATACGAGCGCTAATGCGATCCAAAAGGCTAGTGAAATGGCTTGGCTAGATGATGCGCATGCAGAATTTTTCCGCAATATTTATGCGAATAATTTGAAACTGGCGCGAAAAATCTTTAAAGACACGCTCATTTATCCTTATAGTTTTTATGTGTATCTGCCCGTTCAAAACGGCGAAAATTTTGCCAAAACGCTTTATCAAAACGAAGGCATTATCACTTTACCGGCTTTGTATTTGGGGCGTAATCATATCGGCACTGATTGCGTGCGTTTAGCCCTCGTCTATGACACCCCCCTTTTAGAAAAGCCTTTAGAAATCATAGAAACTTATCGAGAAAATCATGCTTGA
- the murC gene encoding UDP-N-acetylmuramate--L-alanine ligase, protein MLETPKVLLKNLQDCKIHFIGIGGIGISGLAKYLKAQGATISGSDIAISPSVKYLKALGVEINIPHDPKAIKNQDAIIHSAIIKEDNTEIQRAKELKIPILSRKDALYSILKDKRVFSVCGAHGKSSITAMLSAIFPFFGAIIGAHSKEFDSNVRESANDSLVFEADESDSSFLFSNPYAAIVPNTEPEHLEHYDHNLERFFFAYEYFLDHAQKRVIYKEDPFLKNYSKDAIVLEKKDIRNIQYILKDGEPHTSFELKDLGAFLVWGLGEHNATNASLAILSALDELDLEEIRNNLLNFKGIKKRFDILQKNALILIDDYAHHPTEISATLKSARIYANLLNTQEKIVVIWQAHKYSRLMDNLEEFKKCFLEHCDRLIILPVYSASEVKKDIDLKAHFKHYNPTFIDRVRKKGDFLELLVNDNVVETIQKGFVIGFGAGDITYQLRGEM, encoded by the coding sequence ATGCTTGAAACCCCAAAAGTTTTACTCAAAAACCTGCAAGATTGCAAGATCCATTTTATCGGTATAGGGGGGATTGGCATTTCAGGCTTAGCCAAATACCTTAAAGCGCAAGGGGCTACAATCAGCGGCTCTGATATTGCCATAAGCCCCAGCGTTAAGTATTTGAAAGCTTTAGGCGTAGAAATCAATATCCCGCATGATCCAAAAGCGATTAAAAATCAAGATGCCATCATCCATTCAGCCATTATTAAAGAAGACAATACAGAAATACAAAGGGCTAAGGAATTAAAAATCCCTATTTTATCTCGTAAAGACGCTTTGTATTCTATCCTTAAAGACAAGCGCGTTTTTAGCGTGTGCGGGGCCCATGGAAAAAGCAGTATCACCGCCATGTTAAGCGCGATTTTCCCCTTTTTTGGAGCGATTATTGGGGCGCATTCTAAAGAGTTTGATTCCAATGTGCGAGAGAGCGCGAATGATAGCTTGGTTTTTGAAGCCGATGAGAGCGATTCAAGTTTTTTATTTTCTAACCCTTATGCCGCGATTGTGCCTAACACAGAGCCAGAACATTTGGAGCATTATGACCACAATTTAGAGCGTTTTTTCTTCGCTTATGAATATTTTTTAGACCATGCTCAAAAAAGAGTGATCTATAAAGAAGATCCTTTTTTAAAAAACTATTCTAAAGACGCTATTGTTTTAGAAAAAAAAGACATTCGCAATATCCAATACATTTTAAAAGACGGCGAACCTCACACTTCATTTGAATTGAAAGATTTGGGGGCTTTTTTGGTGTGGGGGTTAGGCGAACATAACGCCACGAATGCGAGTTTGGCGATTTTAAGCGCTTTAGATGAATTGGATTTAGAAGAAATTAGAAATAATTTATTGAATTTCAAAGGCATTAAAAAACGCTTTGACATTTTGCAAAAAAACGCGCTCATCCTCATTGATGATTACGCCCACCACCCCACTGAAATCAGCGCCACTTTAAAAAGCGCTAGGATTTATGCTAACTTACTGAACACGCAAGAAAAGATTGTAGTGATCTGGCAAGCGCACAAATATTCTCGCTTAATGGATAATTTAGAAGAATTTAAAAAATGTTTTTTAGAGCATTGCGACAGGTTGATCATTTTACCCGTTTATAGCGCGAGTGAAGTTAAAAAAGATATTGATTTGAAAGCCCATTTTAAGCATTATAACCCCACCTTTATAGACAGGGTGCGTAAAAAGGGGGATTTTTTAGAGCTCTTAGTCAATGATAATGTGGTAGAAACGATCCAAAAAGGCTTTGTGATAGGCTTTGGAGCGGGGGATATTACCTATCAATTGAGAGGCGAAATGTAA
- a CDS encoding endonuclease MutS2 yields the protein MNNNNNTPPKPLEESLDLKEFIALFKTFFAKERDTIALENDLKQTFTYLNEVDVIGLPTPKSVKESNLIIIKLTKLGTLHLDEIHEIVKRLRYIVILQNAFKTFTHLKFHERLNAIVLPPFFNDLIALFDDEGKIKQGANATLDALNESLNRLKKESAKIIHHYAHSKELAPYLVDTQSHLKHGYECLLLKSGFSSAIKGVVLERSANGYFYLLPESVQKIAQKIAQIDNEIDCCIVEMCQTLSHSLQKHLLFLKFLFKEFDFLDSLQARLNFAKAYNLEFVMPSFTQKKMILENFSHPILKEPKPLNLKFEKSMLAVTGVNAGGKTMLLKSLLSAAFLSKHLIAMKINAHHSIIPYFKEIHAIINDPQNSANNISTFAGRMKQFSALLSKENMLLGVDEIELGTDADEASSLYKTLLEKLLKQNNQIIITTHHKRLSVLMAENKEVELLAALYDEEKERPTYTFLKGVIGKSYAFETALRYGVPHFLIEKAKAFYGEDKEKLNVLIENSSALERELKQKNELLENALKEQEDLKNAWLLEMEKQKETFHNKKLELEKSYQQALNILKSEVASKDTSSMHKEIHKASEILNKHKTNQEIPQIITSFQANEKARYKNESVLIVQILDKGYYWIETELGMRLKAHGSLLKKIQKPPKNKFKPPKTTIPKPQKASLRLDLRGQRSEEALDSLDAFLNDALLGGFEEVLICHGKGSGILEKFVKEFLKNHPKVVSFSDAPINLGGSGVKIVKL from the coding sequence ATGAATAATAATAATAATACCCCACCCAAACCCCTAGAAGAAAGCCTGGATTTAAAAGAGTTTATCGCTCTTTTTAAAACTTTTTTTGCAAAAGAAAGAGATACTATTGCTTTAGAAAACGATCTCAAGCAAACTTTCACTTATTTAAACGAAGTGGATGTGATCGGTTTGCCTACCCCTAAAAGCGTGAAAGAAAGCAATCTCATTATCATCAAACTCACCAAATTAGGGACGCTCCATTTAGATGAAATTCATGAGATTGTCAAACGATTGCGCTACATTGTCATTCTACAAAACGCTTTTAAAACTTTCACGCATTTAAAATTTCATGAACGCCTTAACGCTATTGTCCTGCCCCCTTTTTTTAATGATCTAATCGCTTTATTTGACGATGAGGGAAAAATCAAACAAGGGGCTAACGCTACCCTAGACGCTTTGAATGAAAGTTTGAACCGCCTTAAAAAAGAGAGCGCTAAAATCATTCACCATTACGCCCATTCTAAAGAGCTTGCCCCTTATTTAGTGGATACGCAAAGCCACCTTAAGCATGGTTATGAATGCCTTTTATTGAAAAGCGGGTTTTCTAGCGCGATTAAAGGCGTTGTGCTAGAAAGGAGCGCTAATGGCTATTTCTATCTTTTGCCTGAAAGCGTGCAAAAAATCGCGCAAAAAATCGCACAAATTGATAATGAAATAGATTGCTGTATTGTTGAAATGTGTCAAACTCTAAGCCATAGCTTGCAAAAACACCTTTTATTTTTAAAATTCCTTTTTAAAGAATTTGATTTTTTAGACAGCTTGCAAGCCCGGCTTAATTTCGCTAAAGCCTACAATTTAGAATTTGTCATGCCAAGCTTTACTCAAAAAAAAATGATTTTAGAAAACTTTTCGCACCCCATTTTAAAAGAGCCAAAGCCCTTAAATTTGAAGTTTGAAAAATCCATGCTCGCTGTTACCGGCGTGAATGCGGGCGGGAAAACCATGCTCTTAAAATCGCTTTTAAGCGCGGCTTTTTTAAGCAAGCATCTCATTGCTATGAAAATCAACGCCCATCATTCCATTATCCCCTATTTTAAAGAAATCCACGCCATTATTAATGACCCCCAAAACAGCGCGAACAATATCTCTACTTTTGCCGGCAGAATGAAGCAATTTAGCGCTCTTTTATCCAAAGAAAACATGCTTTTAGGCGTTGATGAAATTGAGCTGGGGACTGACGCTGATGAAGCGAGCAGTTTGTATAAAACCCTGTTAGAAAAATTGCTTAAACAAAACAACCAAATCATTATCACCACGCACCACAAACGCCTGAGCGTGTTAATGGCAGAAAACAAGGAAGTGGAATTACTAGCCGCTCTTTATGATGAAGAAAAAGAACGGCCCACTTACACTTTTTTAAAAGGGGTTATTGGCAAAAGCTATGCGTTTGAAACCGCTTTGCGCTATGGCGTGCCGCATTTTTTGATTGAAAAAGCGAAAGCTTTCTATGGCGAAGATAAGGAAAAATTGAATGTTTTGATTGAAAATTCCAGCGCATTAGAAAGGGAATTGAAGCAAAAAAACGAACTTTTAGAGAACGCTTTAAAAGAGCAAGAAGATTTAAAAAACGCATGGCTTTTAGAAATGGAAAAACAAAAAGAAACCTTTCACAATAAAAAATTGGAATTGGAAAAATCCTACCAACAAGCCCTAAATATCTTAAAAAGCGAAGTCGCTTCAAAAGATACCAGCTCCATGCATAAAGAAATCCATAAAGCGAGCGAAATTTTAAACAAGCATAAAACAAATCAAGAGATCCCGCAAATCATAACGAGCTTTCAAGCCAACGAAAAAGCGCGCTATAAAAATGAAAGCGTGCTGATTGTGCAAATTTTAGACAAGGGCTATTATTGGATAGAAACCGAGCTTGGCATGCGTTTAAAAGCGCATGGGAGTTTGTTGAAAAAAATCCAAAAACCCCCTAAAAACAAATTCAAACCCCCTAAAACGACCATTCCTAAACCCCAAAAAGCGAGCTTACGCCTTGATTTAAGGGGGCAACGCAGCGAAGAAGCCCTAGATTCACTAGACGCTTTTTTAAA